One stretch of Dehalococcoidia bacterium DNA includes these proteins:
- the rph gene encoding ribonuclease PH → MRADGRAADALRPVRIIPGYIEHAEGSALIECGKTRVICTATIEERVPAFRLGKGGWLTAEYGMLPRATHTRSEREAARGKQGGRTVEIQRLIGRALRAVVDLEALGERTLLIDCDVIQADGGTRTASITGAFVAVVSALRALPEETVSRWPIKEAVAAISVGIVDGEPLLDLAYEEDSRAAVDFNVVMTSSGRFVEIQGTAEGAPFDRAAANRLIDLAEAGIRELVAIQRAALGGSWERVSEQDQSG, encoded by the coding sequence ATGCGCGCTGATGGACGAGCGGCTGACGCCCTGCGGCCGGTCCGGATCATCCCCGGCTATATCGAGCATGCTGAAGGCTCAGCGCTGATCGAGTGCGGCAAGACGCGCGTCATCTGCACGGCGACCATCGAGGAGCGCGTCCCCGCTTTCCGGCTCGGCAAGGGGGGCTGGCTGACAGCCGAGTACGGCATGCTGCCGCGGGCAACCCACACCCGCAGCGAGCGCGAGGCAGCACGCGGCAAGCAGGGCGGCCGCACTGTCGAAATTCAGCGGCTGATTGGGCGGGCGCTGCGCGCGGTCGTCGATCTCGAGGCGCTGGGCGAGCGGACGCTGCTTATCGACTGCGACGTCATTCAAGCCGACGGCGGAACGCGCACCGCCTCAATCACGGGCGCGTTCGTCGCCGTCGTCTCCGCCTTGCGCGCGCTGCCGGAGGAGACGGTAAGCCGCTGGCCGATCAAAGAGGCCGTTGCGGCGATCTCGGTCGGCATTGTCGACGGCGAGCCGCTCCTCGACCTTGCCTACGAGGAAGATTCTCGCGCTGCGGTGGACTTCAACGTCGTCATGACCTCGAGCGGTCGTTTCGTCGAGATCCAAGGGACAGCGGAAGGAGCGCCGTTTGACCGGGCCGCCGCCAACCGGCTGATCGACCTCGCCGAGGCGGGCATCCGCGAACTGGTAGCGATCCAGCGCGCGGCGCTCGGCGGCAGTTGGGAGCGGGTCAGCGAGCAAGACCAGTCCGGTTGA
- a CDS encoding ABC transporter substrate-binding protein, with protein sequence MLRSRVAAVLALVVLVAGCAPNPAASPTGGRAPAPPQPQRFVWGFSFLQPTLHPFISIGMEGRRFDIFEQLLTQDPTGRDVQPMLASAWKVIDPQTYEFTLRGDGRFHDGTPLTAIDVAFSVNRAIDPEKRYPIGASRFPTLEGAEAIDDKTVRVRTKSVDVLLLKRMAYLSILPKGYLERVGDDEFTLRPVGSGPFKVKEFFPGDRLVLVPHTEHPWRKSKFSEVIIKNVPEASARVAGLRSGELHYISATPIDQVDALKAAGFQAVQLDAGSSGGYRMTAIYYEPLRDKRVRQAINYAIDKEAIVKSIYRGYTQVEQGQFLQPGVFGYHPTLKPYPYDPALARRLLAEAGYPNGFDLKLEAKVDRADIAQVGLFVQDQLRAIGIRASFDQIVDQATVEDKIFGRVQRAPLWASGLITTPFMDADAALVWFWSGQPPATRYYENPEFDRYFLQSRTETDPKKREELIWKALEVLHEDPPYLFLVQTTEIHMYTPTLQGVVKRFDRAPLLDTLSFRS encoded by the coding sequence ATGCTTCGATCGCGCGTCGCCGCCGTCCTCGCTCTTGTCGTCCTTGTCGCCGGTTGCGCGCCGAACCCCGCCGCATCGCCAACCGGTGGCCGCGCTCCGGCCCCGCCGCAGCCGCAACGATTCGTTTGGGGGTTCTCCTTCCTGCAGCCGACGCTGCATCCGTTTATTTCGATCGGTATGGAGGGGCGGCGGTTCGACATCTTCGAACAGCTCCTGACCCAAGACCCGACCGGCCGCGATGTCCAGCCGATGCTCGCCTCGGCGTGGAAAGTGATCGACCCGCAGACCTACGAGTTCACGCTCCGAGGAGATGGCCGGTTCCATGATGGAACCCCGCTCACGGCAATCGATGTCGCGTTCTCAGTCAACCGCGCCATCGACCCCGAGAAGCGCTACCCGATCGGCGCTTCACGCTTTCCCACCCTCGAGGGCGCAGAGGCGATCGACGACAAAACGGTGCGCGTCCGGACCAAATCTGTCGACGTGCTGCTGCTGAAGCGAATGGCCTACCTGTCGATCCTGCCGAAAGGCTATCTCGAACGTGTCGGCGACGATGAGTTCACTCTGCGGCCGGTCGGAAGCGGGCCGTTCAAGGTGAAAGAGTTCTTTCCGGGCGACCGGCTGGTCCTTGTCCCCCACACGGAGCATCCCTGGCGGAAGAGCAAGTTTAGCGAGGTGATTATCAAGAATGTGCCTGAAGCATCGGCGCGTGTCGCCGGGCTGCGCTCAGGAGAGCTGCATTACATCAGCGCCACGCCGATCGACCAAGTCGATGCGCTGAAGGCCGCCGGCTTTCAGGCAGTGCAACTCGACGCCGGCTCTTCCGGCGGCTACCGCATGACCGCGATTTACTACGAGCCGTTGCGCGACAAGCGGGTGCGACAGGCGATCAACTACGCCATCGATAAAGAGGCGATCGTCAAGAGCATCTACCGCGGCTATACCCAAGTCGAACAGGGGCAATTTCTCCAGCCGGGCGTCTTCGGCTACCATCCGACCCTGAAGCCGTATCCCTACGACCCGGCGTTGGCGCGCCGGCTGTTGGCAGAAGCCGGATATCCCAACGGCTTCGACCTGAAACTCGAAGCGAAAGTCGACCGTGCGGATATCGCTCAAGTCGGGCTGTTCGTCCAGGATCAGCTGCGAGCGATCGGCATTCGCGCCAGTTTCGACCAGATTGTCGATCAGGCCACGGTCGAAGATAAGATTTTCGGCCGGGTGCAGCGCGCGCCGCTCTGGGCGTCTGGGCTGATAACGACGCCGTTTATGGATGCTGACGCCGCGCTCGTCTGGTTCTGGTCAGGGCAGCCGCCGGCAACGCGGTATTATGAGAACCCAGAATTCGACCGCTACTTCCTGCAGTCGCGCACTGAAACTGACCCGAAGAAGCGCGAGGAACTGATCTGGAAAGCGCTCGAGGTGCTGCACGAAGACCCGCCCTACCTCTTCCTCGTTCAAACCACCGAAATCCATATGTACACGCCGACACTGCAGGGCGTCGTTAAACGCTTCGATCGCGCGCCGCTACTCGACACCTTGTCCTTCCGCAGCTGA
- a CDS encoding 2-oxoacid:ferredoxin oxidoreductase subunit beta gives MVDVAPAPLTMKDYRSEVKPVWCPGCGDFAVLSATYKAMARLGLRREDTVVVSGIGCSSRLPYFVKTYGMHTLHGRALPVATGLKLARPELSVFVFGGDGDLFSIGAGHTPHGAARDIDLTVICMDNSTYGLTKGQTSPTSPLGHKTKSTPYGAVVQPLSPVLLALAFGAGWVGRAYSAKPKQLEDLIVEAYNHKGFSFLHVESPCTEFNNTYNYFDALVEDLPPDYDPTDREAAIRLALTEEKVHLGVFYKDERRVDYHAKIGAWTAERGRPFDAIAYLQQYA, from the coding sequence GTGGTTGATGTCGCCCCCGCCCCGCTGACGATGAAAGACTACCGCAGCGAGGTGAAGCCGGTCTGGTGCCCAGGCTGCGGCGACTTCGCCGTCCTCTCAGCGACCTACAAGGCGATGGCGCGCCTCGGGCTGCGGCGCGAGGATACGGTCGTCGTCTCCGGCATCGGCTGCTCTTCCCGCCTGCCCTACTTCGTCAAGACCTACGGCATGCACACCTTGCACGGCCGCGCGCTTCCGGTAGCGACCGGCCTCAAGCTGGCGCGGCCGGAGCTGTCGGTCTTCGTCTTCGGCGGCGATGGCGACCTCTTCTCCATCGGCGCCGGCCACACGCCTCACGGCGCAGCGCGCGATATCGACCTGACCGTCATCTGTATGGACAACTCGACCTACGGCCTGACGAAGGGGCAAACGTCGCCGACCAGCCCCCTCGGCCACAAGACGAAGAGCACGCCGTATGGCGCGGTCGTGCAGCCGCTCTCGCCCGTGCTGCTCGCCCTCGCCTTCGGCGCCGGCTGGGTGGGGCGCGCCTACAGCGCCAAGCCGAAGCAGCTGGAGGACCTGATCGTCGAGGCCTACAACCACAAGGGCTTCAGTTTCCTCCACGTCGAGAGCCCCTGCACCGAGTTCAACAACACCTATAACTACTTCGACGCGCTCGTGGAGGACCTGCCTCCGGACTACGATCCAACCGACCGCGAAGCGGCCATCCGCCTTGCTCTCACCGAGGAGAAGGTGCACCTCGGCGTCTTCTACAAAGACGAGCGCCGGGTCGACTACCACGCGAAGATCGGCGCTTGGACCGCCGAACGCGGCCGGCCGTTTGACGCAATCGCCTACCTGCAGCAGTACGCCTAA
- a CDS encoding sigma-70 family RNA polymerase sigma factor, producing METDEIAASPAAQTPPEPASAEEEQLILASQAGDIQAFNQLIERYQTQVYNLCRRMLGDPELAADATQETFLNAFEHIGRFRGGTLKTWLLRIAANACYDVMRHRKRRPATSLDEILDDEDDPKDFAGNGELPEQFALRRELRQLLLRALNQLPPEQRMVVILSDIQGLSYDEIAEVTRAELGTVKSRLSRARAKLRDFLERHRELLPRDYRQQE from the coding sequence ATGGAGACGGACGAGATCGCCGCGTCTCCAGCGGCGCAGACGCCGCCTGAACCGGCTTCCGCTGAGGAAGAACAGCTGATCCTTGCCAGCCAAGCCGGCGATATTCAGGCCTTCAACCAGCTGATCGAACGCTATCAGACGCAGGTCTACAACCTGTGCCGCCGAATGCTCGGCGACCCCGAACTTGCTGCCGATGCTACCCAAGAGACGTTTCTGAACGCGTTTGAGCACATTGGCCGTTTCCGCGGCGGAACGTTGAAGACGTGGCTGCTCCGCATTGCCGCGAACGCCTGTTATGACGTAATGCGCCATCGGAAGCGGCGCCCCGCGACGTCGCTCGATGAGATCCTCGATGACGAAGACGACCCGAAAGACTTCGCAGGGAACGGCGAGCTGCCGGAGCAGTTCGCCTTGCGCCGTGAACTGCGCCAGCTGCTCCTCCGTGCCTTGAACCAGCTGCCGCCCGAGCAGCGGATGGTGGTCATCCTGAGCGACATCCAAGGGCTCAGTTACGATGAGATTGCCGAAGTGACCCGCGCTGAACTGGGAACGGTGAAGTCGCGGCTGTCGCGCGCGCGCGCCAAGCTGCGCGACTTTCTTGAGCGCCACCGGGAACTTTTACCCCGGGACTATCGTCAACAAGAGTAA
- a CDS encoding 2-oxoacid:acceptor oxidoreductase subunit alpha, translated as MPQSDLVIRLGGEGGEGVISASDMFTAGAARAGYDIFTFRTYPAEIKGGHAWYQIRIGKEKVGSLGDAPDILVCFNQEAYEIHKDQLRDGGVLVYDPDQVKPEANGHNQTQYAVPMTAIARQQDFMRGKNLILLGALCQLFGLEPAELEGVVRSRLARRAELLQKNLESLQIGYDYAKRNLVKQDPYYLPPIEKRPGRLVMSGNEAIVAGALYAGCRFFAGYPITPASDIMEAMARELPKLGGVMIQAEDEIAAASMVVGASYGGVKAMTATSGPGFTLMAEVTGLAGMSEIPLVIVDAQRSGPSTGMPTKLEQADLNHALYGGHGDFPRVVIAPGSVEDCFRQIVRAFNIAWKYQVPVIFLSDQSLSHRTESLQMPDLSTIPVYEREAPTAEDLANYARYKITPSGISPMAIPGEKNGMFVSAGLEHDEYGHPDLDADNHVAMTLKRFRKLETLRAELEQEPLPLHGDPTAPLVVVGWGASEGAILEAVDRANAKGIPAVSLHLRVLNPLPENQLRSFFADKTKILVVEHNYSGQLARHLRASLGIATINVNKFGGLPFTAGEILARIEEEARG; from the coding sequence GTGCCACAGTCTGATCTCGTGATCCGCCTTGGCGGCGAAGGTGGCGAAGGCGTGATCAGCGCCAGCGACATGTTTACCGCCGGCGCCGCCCGAGCCGGATACGACATTTTCACTTTTCGCACTTACCCTGCCGAGATCAAGGGCGGTCACGCGTGGTACCAGATCCGGATCGGAAAAGAGAAGGTCGGGTCGCTCGGCGACGCGCCAGACATCCTCGTCTGCTTCAACCAAGAAGCGTACGAGATCCACAAGGACCAGCTGCGTGACGGCGGCGTCCTAGTCTACGACCCAGATCAGGTGAAACCCGAAGCCAACGGCCATAACCAGACGCAGTATGCCGTGCCGATGACCGCCATCGCGCGCCAGCAGGACTTCATGCGGGGAAAGAACCTGATCCTGCTCGGCGCGCTCTGCCAGCTGTTCGGCCTCGAGCCCGCCGAACTGGAAGGGGTCGTCCGCAGCCGGCTCGCCCGCCGCGCCGAGCTGCTCCAGAAGAACCTCGAATCGCTGCAAATCGGCTACGACTACGCAAAGCGCAACCTCGTCAAGCAAGACCCGTATTACCTGCCGCCAATCGAAAAGCGCCCCGGGCGCTTGGTGATGAGCGGCAATGAAGCGATTGTCGCCGGCGCGCTCTATGCTGGATGCCGCTTCTTTGCGGGCTATCCGATCACGCCTGCCTCCGACATCATGGAAGCGATGGCGCGCGAACTGCCGAAATTGGGCGGCGTGATGATCCAGGCCGAGGACGAGATAGCGGCAGCGAGCATGGTCGTCGGCGCCAGCTATGGCGGCGTCAAGGCGATGACGGCCACCTCGGGGCCCGGCTTCACCTTGATGGCCGAAGTGACCGGCCTTGCCGGCATGTCAGAAATTCCGCTCGTCATCGTCGACGCCCAGCGCTCCGGCCCAAGCACGGGGATGCCGACCAAGCTCGAGCAGGCGGACCTCAATCACGCGCTCTACGGCGGCCACGGCGATTTCCCGCGCGTCGTCATCGCGCCCGGCTCCGTCGAAGACTGCTTCCGTCAGATCGTCCGCGCCTTCAACATCGCTTGGAAGTACCAGGTGCCGGTGATCTTCCTCTCCGACCAGTCGCTCTCCCACCGGACAGAATCGCTTCAGATGCCGGACCTGTCGACGATCCCGGTCTACGAGCGAGAAGCGCCCACCGCCGAAGACTTGGCCAACTACGCGCGCTACAAGATCACGCCGAGCGGCATCTCGCCGATGGCGATCCCGGGCGAGAAAAACGGCATGTTCGTCTCGGCCGGTCTCGAGCATGACGAGTATGGCCACCCCGACCTTGACGCCGACAATCATGTCGCGATGACATTGAAGCGCTTCCGCAAGCTGGAGACGCTGCGCGCTGAGCTCGAGCAGGAGCCCCTCCCGCTCCACGGCGATCCCACCGCGCCGCTCGTCGTCGTCGGCTGGGGCGCAAGCGAAGGGGCGATCCTCGAAGCGGTCGACCGCGCAAACGCCAAAGGGATCCCGGCAGTCTCGCTTCACCTGCGCGTGCTGAACCCGCTGCCCGAGAACCAGCTGCGCTCCTTCTTCGCCGACAAAACGAAGATCCTCGTCGTGGAGCATAATTACTCAGGCCAGCTGGCGCGTCACCTCCGCGCCTCGCTCGGCATCGCAACGATCAATGTCAATAAGTTCGGCGGGCTGCCCTTCACCGCCGGTGAAATTCTGGCCCGCATCGAGGAGGAAGCCCGTGGTTGA
- a CDS encoding acetyl-CoA carboxylase carboxyltransferase subunit alpha: MQRKSARPRTAKNAPLTAWDHVQLARHPARPYTLDYVKYCFRDFVELRGDRLFRDDRAIVGGLAKRGERTVVVIGHQKGRTAAENVERNFGMPQPEGFRKALRLMRLGEKFGVPVITFIDTPGASPDKEAEERGQAKAIADNLLAMASLRVPLIGVVIGEGNSGGALAIGLVDRLLMLEHAYFSVVSPEGCASILWRDPKYAPDAAEAMRITARDLLDLGLIDEVIPEPGNGAHADPAAAARAVGQALDRHLAELTARPIEALLEARYARYRAFGVVLDPASVAMGV, encoded by the coding sequence ATGCAGCGCAAATCGGCCCGCCCGCGCACCGCCAAGAACGCGCCGCTCACCGCTTGGGACCACGTTCAGCTTGCCCGCCATCCGGCGCGCCCGTATACCCTTGATTATGTCAAATACTGTTTCCGCGATTTCGTCGAGCTGCGCGGCGACCGGCTGTTTCGTGACGACCGGGCGATTGTCGGCGGCCTTGCCAAGCGCGGCGAGCGGACCGTCGTCGTGATCGGCCACCAGAAGGGGCGCACCGCCGCCGAGAATGTCGAGCGCAATTTCGGCATGCCCCAGCCGGAAGGCTTTCGCAAGGCGCTGCGCTTGATGAGGCTGGGCGAGAAGTTCGGCGTTCCGGTGATCACCTTCATCGACACGCCGGGCGCCAGCCCGGATAAGGAGGCCGAGGAGCGCGGGCAAGCGAAGGCAATCGCCGACAATTTGCTGGCAATGGCCAGCCTGCGCGTGCCGCTCATCGGCGTCGTCATCGGCGAGGGAAACAGCGGCGGCGCGCTTGCTATCGGTCTCGTTGACCGGCTCTTGATGCTTGAGCATGCCTATTTTTCTGTCGTCTCCCCGGAGGGGTGCGCCTCGATCCTCTGGCGTGACCCGAAATATGCGCCGGACGCTGCCGAGGCGATGCGGATCACGGCGCGTGACTTGCTCGATCTTGGGCTGATCGACGAAGTGATCCCCGAGCCGGGCAATGGCGCCCACGCCGACCCCGCGGCGGCAGCGCGTGCGGTCGGGCAAGCGCTCGACCGGCATCTCGCCGAACTGACTGCCCGCCCAATCGAAGCGTTGCTCGAAGCGCGCTACGCGCGCTACCGCGCTTTTGGGGTCGTCCTCGACCCCGCGTCGGTGGCGATGGGCGTCTAG
- a CDS encoding NAD(P)/FAD-dependent oxidoreductase has protein sequence MVPDWIVAGAGHNGLTAACYLAKAGERVLALDQADVAGGGASTREWTLPGYKHNLHAMRVRGLTVGPVYEELELARYGVELVLRDEFSAHVFDDGRAIVRYVDLERTVRDMARFSARDAKAYRDLFFETQDLRESARRRRAGWPAPPSGPPPIDPDRPLSATLNRWYHSSLLQVVREVFEDEHVQVFMRGSAQAVSYPADVPLTGLDLVLGIMAIHSSPLHLIRGGSAMVARALERILSEHGGAVRTNARVREIVVEGGRAVGVRLETGEEIRAAKGVIAGFGHKVLLETVDHALLPDDFVRPIERFRGEEIVLFAVHGAVEGPVHYHAAADNPDVDRCLDVTFGLNSLLDLVKQYNDCREGALPRVLGGFCDIPSVWDPSYAPPGGHVIDIGINVPYRLAGGPERWDEVAADLGARLVDSWLRYVDLPKSRILKTFPYSPLDIVRGNPSFFEASPIQGSVLPDQMGIFRPAYGWAEYATPIAGLYVAGSTAHPMGGISGIPGRHCATRIARDYGIPAWWPSFLVP, from the coding sequence ATGGTGCCTGACTGGATCGTCGCCGGCGCCGGCCACAACGGCCTGACTGCCGCCTGTTACCTCGCGAAGGCGGGCGAGCGCGTTCTGGCGCTCGATCAAGCCGATGTCGCCGGCGGCGGCGCCTCGACGCGCGAATGGACGCTCCCGGGCTACAAGCACAACCTGCACGCGATGCGGGTGCGCGGCCTCACAGTCGGCCCCGTCTACGAAGAGCTCGAGCTGGCGCGCTACGGCGTCGAGCTTGTGCTTCGGGACGAGTTCAGCGCCCACGTCTTCGACGACGGCCGGGCGATCGTGCGCTACGTCGATCTTGAGCGCACAGTGCGCGACATGGCGCGCTTCTCGGCCCGGGATGCCAAGGCGTATCGCGACCTCTTCTTCGAGACCCAGGACCTGCGCGAGTCCGCGCGCCGCCGCCGGGCCGGCTGGCCGGCGCCTCCCAGCGGTCCGCCGCCGATCGACCCCGACCGGCCGCTCTCGGCGACACTCAACCGCTGGTATCACAGCTCACTCCTTCAGGTCGTCCGCGAGGTGTTTGAGGACGAGCACGTTCAGGTCTTCATGCGCGGCAGCGCCCAAGCGGTCTCCTATCCCGCCGACGTTCCTCTCACCGGTCTCGACCTTGTGCTCGGCATCATGGCGATTCACTCTTCCCCGCTGCATCTCATTCGGGGCGGCTCGGCGATGGTTGCGCGCGCTCTCGAACGCATCCTCAGCGAGCATGGGGGCGCAGTGCGGACCAATGCTCGTGTCCGCGAGATCGTGGTCGAGGGGGGCCGGGCGGTCGGCGTTCGGCTTGAGACGGGCGAGGAGATCCGCGCCGCGAAAGGCGTCATCGCCGGCTTCGGGCATAAGGTGCTGCTTGAGACCGTCGACCATGCCCTCCTCCCGGATGACTTCGTCCGCCCGATCGAACGGTTTCGCGGCGAGGAGATCGTCCTTTTCGCCGTCCACGGGGCGGTCGAAGGGCCGGTCCACTACCATGCCGCGGCAGATAACCCGGACGTCGACCGCTGTCTCGATGTCACCTTCGGGCTGAACAGCCTGCTCGATCTGGTCAAGCAGTACAACGACTGCCGCGAAGGCGCGCTCCCCCGCGTGCTCGGCGGGTTCTGCGATATTCCCTCGGTCTGGGACCCGAGCTACGCCCCGCCCGGCGGACATGTCATCGACATCGGCATCAATGTCCCCTACCGCCTTGCTGGGGGACCAGAGCGCTGGGACGAGGTGGCCGCCGATCTCGGCGCCCGCTTGGTCGACAGCTGGCTCCGCTATGTCGATCTGCCGAAGTCGCGGATCCTAAAGACATTCCCCTACAGCCCGCTCGATATCGTGCGCGGCAATCCCAGCTTCTTCGAGGCGTCGCCAATCCAAGGGTCGGTGCTCCCCGACCAAATGGGGATCTTTCGGCCGGCCTACGGCTGGGCAGAGTACGCGACGCCGATCGCGGGACTGTACGTTGCCGGCTCGACGGCCCATCCGATGGGCGGCATCAGCGGCATCCCCGGTCGCCACTGCGCGACGCGCATCGCTCGCGACTACGGCATCCCAGCTTGGTGGCCGTCCTTTCTGGTACCATAG